A section of the Candidatus Nitrosacidococcus sp. I8 genome encodes:
- the rsxC gene encoding electron transport complex subunit RsxC — MTISSLWSFFGGIKLPSFKEETAKVPIIQSTLPQYLTISLSQYKNQPADPVVSVGESVLKGQIIAQPQGKDGVSVHASSSGKIVNIKPFPIPHQAGIHVPCIQIETDGEEKWIDIQQTEDSYQQSPEKLLQLIEQAGISGLGGAGFPTHRKLALNIPVNTLILNGAECEPYICCDDALMQERASEILEGLNIMAYILKAQQCIIGIEDNKPEAHHALKATVPPEIKIIKVPSYYPVGGEKQLIKTLTGKEVPSGKLPQDIGVICHNVSTAAAVYQAIYKGKPLISRIVTVTGIGIDQPQNMEVLIGTPISQVLNQVNVDLTQANRLIIGGPMMGFIIDDIDLPITKTTQCIIVGIPEQKQLPELPCIRCGACVEVCPSQLLPQQLYWYVKAKDLTKAQEHHLFDCIECGNCAYVCPSHIPLVQYYRQAKSEVYLQVQEKATADKAKERYEFRQQRLDREQQEWQTRQQAKKIATSTEDKKAAIQAAIARAKAKKKDSS; from the coding sequence ATGACAATATCTTCTCTTTGGTCATTTTTTGGTGGAATCAAACTGCCCAGCTTTAAAGAAGAAACCGCTAAAGTACCTATTATTCAATCCACGCTACCTCAGTATTTAACTATTTCTTTATCTCAATATAAAAACCAACCTGCTGATCCTGTAGTGTCTGTTGGTGAATCTGTACTGAAAGGGCAAATTATTGCTCAACCCCAAGGCAAAGATGGGGTATCTGTTCATGCTTCTAGCTCAGGAAAAATAGTAAACATTAAGCCCTTTCCTATTCCCCATCAGGCAGGAATTCATGTTCCTTGTATTCAAATCGAAACTGATGGGGAGGAAAAGTGGATAGATATTCAGCAAACTGAAGATTCTTATCAACAGAGTCCAGAAAAATTACTCCAACTAATTGAACAAGCAGGTATTTCTGGACTAGGAGGGGCTGGATTTCCTACCCATAGGAAACTTGCTTTAAACATACCAGTAAATACTCTTATTTTGAACGGAGCAGAATGCGAGCCTTATATTTGTTGTGATGATGCTCTGATGCAAGAGCGAGCGAGTGAAATTCTTGAAGGACTTAACATTATGGCTTATATTCTTAAAGCACAACAGTGCATCATAGGAATAGAAGATAATAAGCCTGAAGCCCACCATGCTTTAAAAGCAACAGTTCCTCCTGAAATTAAAATTATTAAAGTACCCAGCTATTATCCTGTTGGAGGAGAAAAACAGCTTATTAAAACCCTAACAGGTAAAGAAGTACCAAGTGGTAAGTTACCTCAAGATATAGGGGTCATTTGCCATAATGTGAGTACGGCTGCAGCCGTATATCAAGCTATCTACAAGGGAAAACCGCTGATCTCCAGAATCGTTACCGTTACAGGTATTGGGATTGATCAGCCACAAAATATGGAGGTATTGATAGGCACCCCTATTTCTCAGGTATTAAATCAGGTTAATGTAGATTTAACTCAAGCTAATCGTTTAATTATTGGCGGTCCTATGATGGGATTTATTATTGATGATATTGATTTGCCTATTACTAAAACCACCCAATGTATCATTGTTGGAATTCCTGAACAAAAACAACTACCCGAATTACCCTGTATTCGCTGTGGTGCCTGTGTAGAGGTCTGCCCATCTCAGCTTCTTCCGCAACAACTTTATTGGTACGTTAAAGCTAAAGATTTAACTAAAGCTCAAGAGCACCATCTATTTGACTGCATTGAATGTGGTAACTGTGCCTATGTCTGTCCTAGCCATATTCCTCTTGTTCAATATTACCGCCAAGCAAAAAGTGAGGTGTATTTACAAGTACAAGAAAAGGCAACTGCTGATAAGGCAAAAGAACGATACGAATTTCGCCAACAGCGATTAGATCGAGAGCAACAAGAATGGCAAACACGACAACAAGCTAAAAAAATAGCCACTTCAACGGAAGATAAAAAAGCGGCGATTCAAGCTGCCATTGCACGGGCAAAAGCTAAGAAAAAAGACTCCTCTTAA
- a CDS encoding RnfABCDGE type electron transport complex subunit D yields MRFSKNPAPYIYGGSRVSQIMYQVIYGLLPALLVYVWYFGYGILINIILAGVTGLMVEGLMLLVRKQPLSNFLLDGSALVTSVLLAFSLPPLVPWWLPLIGTSFALIFAKHLYGGLGYNPFNPAMVGYVLLLISFPLEMTQWLLPHQELNFHESLNLVFYGITHQNLGVDSFSSATILDQTKTQLNQGKILSEIQESSEGWWQLNLSFLLGGLWLLYKKVIYWQIPAGFIASLTLFSAVIHFLTPDHYPTVLFHVMNGGTLLGAFFIATDPVTGPASPKGRLIYGIGIGCLTYIIRTWGGYPDGIAFAVLLMNMTVPIIDQYTQPRAFGHK; encoded by the coding sequence ATGAGATTCTCTAAAAACCCTGCTCCCTATATCTATGGGGGTAGCCGTGTCTCTCAAATAATGTATCAAGTCATTTATGGATTACTTCCTGCACTCCTTGTCTATGTATGGTATTTCGGCTATGGAATCCTCATTAATATCATTTTAGCCGGTGTTACTGGATTAATGGTTGAAGGGCTAATGTTGCTCGTCAGAAAACAGCCTTTAAGCAATTTTCTATTAGATGGCAGTGCCTTAGTCACCAGTGTTTTATTAGCTTTTTCTCTTCCTCCTCTAGTCCCTTGGTGGCTGCCTCTCATTGGCACTAGCTTTGCCCTTATCTTTGCTAAGCATCTCTATGGGGGATTAGGCTACAATCCTTTTAATCCAGCCATGGTAGGTTACGTATTATTGTTGATTTCTTTCCCTTTAGAAATGACTCAATGGTTGCTTCCTCATCAAGAATTAAATTTTCACGAAAGCTTAAACTTAGTATTCTATGGAATAACTCACCAAAATCTGGGGGTTGATTCTTTTTCTAGTGCCACGATTTTAGATCAAACCAAAACCCAATTAAATCAGGGAAAAATACTCTCAGAAATTCAAGAGTCAAGCGAAGGCTGGTGGCAATTAAATTTAAGCTTTCTTTTAGGTGGACTATGGTTACTTTATAAAAAAGTAATTTATTGGCAGATTCCTGCTGGATTTATTGCCAGTTTAACTTTATTTAGTGCAGTTATCCATTTCTTGACTCCTGATCATTATCCTACCGTACTGTTTCATGTAATGAATGGTGGCACGTTGCTTGGTGCTTTTTTTATTGCCACTGATCCAGTAACAGGCCCTGCTTCCCCTAAAGGCCGATTAATTTATGGCATAGGGATTGGGTGTCTTACTTATATAATTCGTACTTGGGGTGGTTATCCAGACGGTATTGCCTTTGCGGTATTACTAATGAATATGACTGTGCCCATTATTGATCAATATACCCAGCCTCGAGCTTTCGGTCATAAATAA
- the rsxG gene encoding electron transport complex subunit RsxG: MLRTGVILSLFTAIGVSLIAMTSLLTQEKIAANDQAMLQQQIESVLAPYSYNNSILEDKIQVFDPELLGSKQLVTVYRARQDNLPIAAVFTPIAPNGYNGAIRLLVGINHQGMITGVRVIDHHETPGLGDKIELEKSPWVLSFNNHSFSYPSPDRWAVKKDGGDFDQFTGATITPRAIVQAVYRCLEYFDLHQQDIFTTPLEE; the protein is encoded by the coding sequence ATGCTACGTACTGGGGTTATACTTAGCCTATTTACTGCTATTGGAGTCAGTCTTATTGCTATGACTTCCCTACTAACTCAAGAAAAAATTGCGGCTAATGATCAAGCCATGCTCCAACAGCAAATTGAATCGGTGCTTGCTCCATATTCCTATAATAATTCGATTTTAGAAGATAAAATTCAAGTGTTTGATCCGGAATTATTGGGATCTAAACAACTTGTGACTGTTTACCGTGCCCGTCAAGACAACCTGCCTATTGCTGCTGTTTTTACCCCCATTGCCCCCAATGGCTATAATGGAGCTATTCGACTATTAGTAGGTATCAATCATCAAGGGATGATAACTGGAGTAAGAGTGATAGATCATCATGAAACCCCTGGTTTAGGGGATAAAATTGAACTAGAAAAATCACCTTGGGTTTTAAGCTTTAATAATCACTCCTTTAGCTATCCTAGTCCAGATCGTTGGGCAGTGAAAAAAGACGGAGGAGATTTTGATCAATTCACTGGGGCCACCATTACCCCAAGAGCAATTGTTCAAGCAGTGTATCGCTGTCTTGAGTATTTTGACTTACACCAACAAGATATTTTTACTACCCCTTTGGAGGAATAA